The following proteins are encoded in a genomic region of Apis mellifera strain DH4 linkage group LG14, Amel_HAv3.1, whole genome shotgun sequence:
- the LOC726723 gene encoding neogenin isoform X5 has product MRDSICRSMCDGESKKLACVRSTEHCMLVQQSYKKVTMDFCTRRSLTPAGLMEPRTLAIPLALLTFVILAANASGLYFTIEPQDVVVEQGNPARLDCEANSSFGKPNIQWRTDDGQPINFIGDSYRSQLSNGSLYINSVYGTSLELTGSYQCLASVDDIGAIVSRIATIKIASLPGFEKEPQDTMVYPGQIAYLSCTLLATSSSLIIQWLKDEHPLIISMDSRMTILPSGALEIDNVKTEDVGSYRCNASSYGQYRLSNKAQLGLLSDIDQESTPPVFIAKPLQQVIIEGSTITLECAANGYPKPSILWLKDGVAIDLTSFKSRYSRIAASSLVISNVEEIDNGSYQCRAENEVEILDATADLIVQVPPRFIKKPEDKIASENQDLEFECEIYGKPQPKITWLKNGERITLSAYWQIVNGYNLRINGLLPIDAGIFQCIGTNSAGTVQAAARLTINQPKKAISHKSTTPKTVPKKKLLLHRQLYNKTWQHPSTLLGHTMSAFTPNPPLSISPSDDPADLPGSVRFPNSHYDPKSPFIDDTDSLESIEGSVPSAPRNLSLVIVTARFVTLRWQEPENTNGEILNYYIYYKQEGAQRERVINTQQKLEAVIRGLQPSMTYHFRVVALNERGSGISSEILQVTTLTEANVPGPPLNLEGYATSSVSIALSWEEPQVTNGKISKYIITFVEGDNEEITRETTSTMHDLIDLVPYTEYSIKVQAVNENGPGVFSRDIVVRTYSAQPTQPPHNVTVEPVSPTSIMIRWEPPLEGQNGIITGYKIRYRRHDRASPPVNIATEGNQRSRVLTGLEKHVVYQVRICALNVNGTGPWTEWIQIETYETESDENRVPNTPSNLRTKVMSDYIQVFWNPPKDQSIKVKGYKLGWGKGVPDVEVRLLDGKERSFTIDQLEPITEYVISLRATNDAGDGQPAYANVRTTERSVSEFSAPLLPPVGLKASVLSDTTVVLYWTDTTLPKTQFVTDNRYYVVRYTSHHHSSNPRYKYHNATDLNCMINDLKPNTLYEFTVKLVKGKRESLWSMVVSNQTQEAAPSSAPRNLTIQSIEDRPTSVLLRWQPPKQPNGPITGYIIFYSIDNTKWDRDWLIEGVIGDKTEFIVKGLQPSMTYYFKIQARNSKGYGPFSTTYPFKTPQSSGMDVYDELHDRDGRGLSNILIYIIVGCSIVLVTGIAVVVVVICCKRSPDTPDRKKGYMKDTNQKTNIKPPDLWIHHDQMELKALEKSSINGEASTSGVASNTLPRSNNQEYNQENVHGNSSSLDKRTYVPSYMAIATATPIVNTSMSQPTIHTSCNDTPSARQNYPRTVAQYSLSRAHITLEPTPESSPDSCNISTSYEPMQNQQLPYGTSSQSYSGNTQYASGHYSNSNQPSNTSSGTDGASGSKRMQGHPLKSFSVPAPPPQSAPSTPAQQKHGVSQVTVRPTMSGSPYKKPQSSAQLAKNRLASVSNPVHTSEEVERLKPSYSTEELNQEMANLEGLMKDLNAITASEFEC; this is encoded by the exons CAGCTAATGCAAGtggattatattttactattgaaCCACAAGATGTAGTAGTTGAACAGGGAAATCCTGCTAGATTGGATTGTGAAGCAAATAGTAGTTTTGGAAAACCCAATATACAGTGGAGAACTGATGATGGACaaccaattaattttattggagATAGTTATAG atctcAATTAAGTAAtggatctttatatataaatagtgttTATGGCACTAGTCTGGAATTGACTGGAAGCTATCAATGTTTAGCTTCTGTAGATGATATTGGAGCTATTGTTTCTCGAATTGCCACAATTAAAATTGCTA gttTACCAGGATTTGAAAAAGAACCTCAAGATACTATGGTTTATCCAGGACAAATTGCATATTTAAGTTGTACACTTCTTGCAACTTCTAGTTCATTGATTATACAATGGTTAAAAGATGAACATCCATTAATAATATCCATGGATAGTCGGATGACAATTTTGCCATCAGGTGCattagaaattgataatgTTAAAACGGAAGATGTTGGATCATATAGATGCAATGCTAGTAGTTATGGACAATATAGGCTTAGTAATAAAGCACAATTAGGATTGCTAAGTGATATTG ATCAAGAAAGTACTCCACCAGTTTTTATTGCTAAACCATTACAACAAGTAATTATCGAAGGATCAACAATTACACTTGAATGTGCTGCCAATGGTTATCCAAAACCAAGTATACTTTGGTTGAAAGATGGTGTTGCTATTGATCTAACATCTTTTAAATCTag atATAGTAGAATTGCTGCATCTAGTCTTGTAATTAGCAATGTTGAAGAAATAGATAATGGTTCTTATCAATGTCGCGCAGAAAATGAAGTTGAAATATTAGATGCAACTGCTGATTTAATTGTACAag ttccaccaagatttattaaaaaaccagAAGATAAAATAGCTAGCGAGAATCAAGATTTAGAATTTGAATGCGAAATTTATGGTAAACCTCAACCAAAAATTACATGGCTCAAAAATGGAGAACGTATTACCTTGAGTGCATATTGGCAAATTGTTAAtgg ttaTAATCTTAGAATTAATGGTCTATTACCAATAGATGCTGGAATTTTTCAATGTATCGGAACAAATTCCGCTGGAACTGTTCAAGCTGCAGCGCGTTTAACAATTAATCAACCTA AAAAGGCAATTTCCCATAAATCAACTACTCCAAAGACagttcctaaaaaaaaattattattgcatcgGCAATTGTACAATAAAACGTGGCAGCATCCGAGTACTCTTTTAGGTCATACAATGTCTGCATTTACACCCAATCCACCACTTTCCATTAGTCCCTCTGATGACCCTGCAGATCTTCCTGGATCTGTTAGATTTCCTAATTCCCATTACGATCCAAAATCCCCTTTTATAGATGACACAGACAGTTTGGAATCGATAGAAGGAAGTGTTCCATCAGCACCAAGGAATTTAAGTCTCGTCATTGTCACTGCTAGATTTGTAACTTTAAGATGGCAAGAACCTGAAAATACAAATGGAgagattctaaattattatatttattataaacaagaaGGTGCTCAAAG aGAAAGAGTTATTAATACTCAACAAAAATTAGAGGCAGTAATACGAGGTTTACAACCAAGTATGACATATCACTTTCGAGTGGTTGCTTTGAATGAAAGAGGTTCTGGAATATCTAGTGAAATATTACAAGTTACTACACTTACTGAG GCCAATGTTCCTGGACCTCCATTGAATTTAGAAGGATATGCCACAAGTAGTGTGAGCATTGCATTATCTTGGGAAGAACCACAAGTTACTAATggcaaaatttctaaatatataattacatttgtagag ggTGACAATGAGGAAATAACGCGTGAAACTACTAGCACAATGCACGATTTAATAGATCTCGTGCCTTATACAGAATACAGTATTAAAGTTCAAGCTGTAAACGAGAATGGTCCTGGTGTGTTTAGTAGAGATATTGTAGTTCGAACTTATAGTGCACAACCTACTCAACCACCACACAATGTCACTGTAGAACCAGTTAGTCCTACA agtaTTATGATAAGATGGGAACCGCCGCTCGAAGGACAAAATGGGATTATTACTGGTTATAAAATTCGTTATCGCCGTCATGATCGAGCATCACCACCAGTAAATATAGCAACTGAAGGAAATCAACGTTCACGAGTGCTCACAGGACTTGAGAAACATGTTGTTTATCAAGTTCGTATATGTGCCTTAAATGTAAATGGAACTGGACCTTGGACAGAATGGATACAAATAGAAACATATGAAACTGAATCTGACGAAAATCGCGTACCAAATACACCCAGTAATTTAAGAA caaAAGTAATGTCAGATTATATACAAGTTTTTTGGAATCCACCAAAAGATCAGAGTATTAAAGTGAAAGGATATAAACTTGGATGGGGAAAAGGAGTTCCAGACGTTGAAGTACGACTTCTTGATGGAAAAGAACGATCTTTCACTATAGATCAATTAg aaccAATCACTGAATATGTTATATCCTTAAGAGCAACAAATGATGCTGGTGATGGTCAGCCAGCATATGCGAACGTGAGAACTACAGAACGTTCTGTATCTGAATTTTCTGCACCCTTATTGCCACCTGTTGGTCTTAAAGCTTCTGTTCTTTCTGATACTACTGTTGTATTATATTGGACTGATACAACTTTGCCAAAAACTCag ttTGTAACGGATAATCGATATTACGTAGTGCGTTATACATCACATCATCATAGCAGCAATCCtcgttataaatatcataatgccACTGATCTTAACTGtatgataaatgatttaaaacctaatacattatatgaatttacagTCAAACTTGTGaag ggAAAACGAGAATCATTATGGAGTATGGTTGTTTCGAATCAAACTCAAGAAGCTGCACCTAGTTCTGCTCCTAGGAATCTAACAATTCAAAGTATCGAAGATCGTCCAACTTCAGTTTTATTGCGTTGGCAACCTCCTAAACAACCAAATGGACCAATTACAg gatatattattttttattcaattgataATACAAAGTGGGATCGTGATTGGTTAATAGAAGGTGTAATTGGAGATAAAActgaatttattgtaaaaggaCTACAACCAAGTATGActtattactttaaaattcaaGCACGCAATTCAAAAGGATATGGTCCTTTTTCTACAACTTATCCATTTAAAACTCCTCAGA GCAGTGGTATGGATGTCTATGATGAATTGCATGACCGAG ATGGACGAGgactttcaaatatattaatttatattattgtggGTTGCTCTATTGTTCTTGTCACTGGTATAGCAGTGGTAGTTGTTGTTATATGTTGCAAACGCAGTCCCGATACACCTGATAGAAAAAAAGG atatatgaaAGATACCaatcaaaaaacaaatattaagcCGCCTGATTTGTGGATTCATCATGATCAAATGGAACTCAAAGCACTTGAAAAATCTTCAATAAATGGAGAAGCATCTACTAGTGGTGTAGCTAGTAATACTTTACCTAGATCAAACAATCAAGAATATAATCAAGAGAATGTGCATGGAAATTCTAGTTCATTGGATAAACGTACTTATGTGCCAAGTTACATGG CTATAGCGACGGCCACACCGATCGTAAATACAAGTATGTCACAACCAACGATTCACACATCGTGTAATGATACACCATCTGCGAGGCAAAATTATCCTCGAACTGTGGCACAATATAGTTTAAGTCGAGCGCATATTACCTTAGAACCAACACCAGAATCGAGTCCAGATTCTTGCAATATTTCAACTTCGTACGAACCAATGCAAAATCaa caaTTACCATATGGTACAAGCAGTCAATCATATAGTGGAAATACTCAATATGCTTCGGGACACTATAGCAATAGTAATCAACCATCAAATACAAGCAGTGGAACTGATGGTGCTAGTGGTAGTAAAAGAATGCAGGGACAtcctttaaaaagttttagcGTACCAGCACCTCCACCTCAATCTGCTCCTTCGACACCAGCCCAACAAAAACATGGTG TTTCTCAAGTTACGGTAAGACCTACAATGTCCGGAAGTCCGTATAAGAAGCCACAAAGTTCTGCACAATTAGCAAAGAATCGATTGGCTTCAGTTTCAAATCCGGTGCATACTTCAGAAGAAGTTGAACGATTAAag cCTTCTTATAGTACAGAAGAATTAAATCAAGAGATGGCTAATTTAGAAGGTCTTATGAAAGATCTAAATGCCATAACAGCATCTGAATTTGAGTGCTAG
- the LOC726723 gene encoding neogenin isoform X3: MRDSICRSMCDGESKKLACVRSTEHCMLVQQSYKKVTMDFCTRRSLTPAGLMEPRTLAIPLALLTFVILAANASGLYFTIEPQDVVVEQGNPARLDCEANSSFGKPNIQWRTDDGQPINFIGDSYRSQLSNGSLYINSVYGTSLELTGSYQCLASVDDIGAIVSRIATIKIASLPGFEKEPQDTMVYPGQIAYLSCTLLATSSSLIIQWLKDEHPLIISMDSRMTILPSGALEIDNVKTEDVGSYRCNASSYGQYRLSNKAQLGLLSDIDQESTPPVFIAKPLQQVIIEGSTITLECAANGYPKPSILWLKDGVAIDLTSFKSRYSRIAASSLVISNVEEIDNGSYQCRAENEVEILDATADLIVQVPPRFIKKPEDKIASENQDLEFECEIYGKPQPKITWLKNGERITLSAYWQIVNGYNLRINGLLPIDAGIFQCIGTNSAGTVQAAARLTINQPKKAISHKSTTPKTVPKKKLLLHRQLYNKTWQHPSTLLGHTMSAFTPNPPLSISPSDDPADLPGSVRFPNSHYDPKSPFIDDTDSLESIEGSVPSAPRNLSLVIVTARFVTLRWQEPENTNGEILNYYIYYKQEGAQRERVINTQQKLEAVIRGLQPSMTYHFRVVALNERGSGISSEILQVTTLTEANVPGPPLNLEGYATSSVSIALSWEEPQVTNGKISKYIITFVEGDNEEITRETTSTMHDLIDLVPYTEYSIKVQAVNENGPGVFSRDIVVRTYSAQPTQPPHNVTVEPVSPTSIMIRWEPPLEGQNGIITGYKIRYRRHDRASPPVNIATEGNQRSRVLTGLEKHVVYQVRICALNVNGTGPWTEWIQIETYETESDENRVPNTPSNLRTKVMSDYIQVFWNPPKDQSIKVKGYKLGWGKGVPDVEVRLLDGKERSFTIDQLEPITEYVISLRATNDAGDGQPAYANVRTTERSVSEFSAPLLPPVGLKASVLSDTTVVLYWTDTTLPKTQFVTDNRYYVVRYTSHHHSSNPRYKYHNATDLNCMINDLKPNTLYEFTVKLVKGKRESLWSMVVSNQTQEAAPSSAPRNLTIQSIEDRPTSVLLRWQPPKQPNGPITGYIIFYSIDNTKWDRDWLIEGVIGDKTEFIVKGLQPSMTYYFKIQARNSKGYGPFSTTYPFKTPQSSGMDVYDELHDRDGRGLSNILIYIIVGCSIVLVTGIAVVVVVICCKRSPDTPDRKKGYMKDTNQKTNIKPPDLWIHHDQMELKALEKSSINGEASTSGVASNTLPRSNNQEYNQENVHGNSSSLDKRTYVPSYMGNTDEKCSTLSRQHSRGSHKPKLITLPVDSASLHQPTATPIVNTSMSQPTIHTSCNDTPSARQNYPRTVAQYSLSRAHITLEPTPESSPDSCNISTSYEPMQNQQLPYGTSSQSYSGNTQYASGHYSNSNQPSNTSSGTDGASGSKRMQGHPLKSFSVPAPPPQSAPSTPAQQKHGVSQVTVRPTMSGSPYKKPQSSAQLAKNRLASVSNPVHTSEEVERLKPSYSTEELNQEMANLEGLMKDLNAITASEFEC, from the exons CAGCTAATGCAAGtggattatattttactattgaaCCACAAGATGTAGTAGTTGAACAGGGAAATCCTGCTAGATTGGATTGTGAAGCAAATAGTAGTTTTGGAAAACCCAATATACAGTGGAGAACTGATGATGGACaaccaattaattttattggagATAGTTATAG atctcAATTAAGTAAtggatctttatatataaatagtgttTATGGCACTAGTCTGGAATTGACTGGAAGCTATCAATGTTTAGCTTCTGTAGATGATATTGGAGCTATTGTTTCTCGAATTGCCACAATTAAAATTGCTA gttTACCAGGATTTGAAAAAGAACCTCAAGATACTATGGTTTATCCAGGACAAATTGCATATTTAAGTTGTACACTTCTTGCAACTTCTAGTTCATTGATTATACAATGGTTAAAAGATGAACATCCATTAATAATATCCATGGATAGTCGGATGACAATTTTGCCATCAGGTGCattagaaattgataatgTTAAAACGGAAGATGTTGGATCATATAGATGCAATGCTAGTAGTTATGGACAATATAGGCTTAGTAATAAAGCACAATTAGGATTGCTAAGTGATATTG ATCAAGAAAGTACTCCACCAGTTTTTATTGCTAAACCATTACAACAAGTAATTATCGAAGGATCAACAATTACACTTGAATGTGCTGCCAATGGTTATCCAAAACCAAGTATACTTTGGTTGAAAGATGGTGTTGCTATTGATCTAACATCTTTTAAATCTag atATAGTAGAATTGCTGCATCTAGTCTTGTAATTAGCAATGTTGAAGAAATAGATAATGGTTCTTATCAATGTCGCGCAGAAAATGAAGTTGAAATATTAGATGCAACTGCTGATTTAATTGTACAag ttccaccaagatttattaaaaaaccagAAGATAAAATAGCTAGCGAGAATCAAGATTTAGAATTTGAATGCGAAATTTATGGTAAACCTCAACCAAAAATTACATGGCTCAAAAATGGAGAACGTATTACCTTGAGTGCATATTGGCAAATTGTTAAtgg ttaTAATCTTAGAATTAATGGTCTATTACCAATAGATGCTGGAATTTTTCAATGTATCGGAACAAATTCCGCTGGAACTGTTCAAGCTGCAGCGCGTTTAACAATTAATCAACCTA AAAAGGCAATTTCCCATAAATCAACTACTCCAAAGACagttcctaaaaaaaaattattattgcatcgGCAATTGTACAATAAAACGTGGCAGCATCCGAGTACTCTTTTAGGTCATACAATGTCTGCATTTACACCCAATCCACCACTTTCCATTAGTCCCTCTGATGACCCTGCAGATCTTCCTGGATCTGTTAGATTTCCTAATTCCCATTACGATCCAAAATCCCCTTTTATAGATGACACAGACAGTTTGGAATCGATAGAAGGAAGTGTTCCATCAGCACCAAGGAATTTAAGTCTCGTCATTGTCACTGCTAGATTTGTAACTTTAAGATGGCAAGAACCTGAAAATACAAATGGAgagattctaaattattatatttattataaacaagaaGGTGCTCAAAG aGAAAGAGTTATTAATACTCAACAAAAATTAGAGGCAGTAATACGAGGTTTACAACCAAGTATGACATATCACTTTCGAGTGGTTGCTTTGAATGAAAGAGGTTCTGGAATATCTAGTGAAATATTACAAGTTACTACACTTACTGAG GCCAATGTTCCTGGACCTCCATTGAATTTAGAAGGATATGCCACAAGTAGTGTGAGCATTGCATTATCTTGGGAAGAACCACAAGTTACTAATggcaaaatttctaaatatataattacatttgtagag ggTGACAATGAGGAAATAACGCGTGAAACTACTAGCACAATGCACGATTTAATAGATCTCGTGCCTTATACAGAATACAGTATTAAAGTTCAAGCTGTAAACGAGAATGGTCCTGGTGTGTTTAGTAGAGATATTGTAGTTCGAACTTATAGTGCACAACCTACTCAACCACCACACAATGTCACTGTAGAACCAGTTAGTCCTACA agtaTTATGATAAGATGGGAACCGCCGCTCGAAGGACAAAATGGGATTATTACTGGTTATAAAATTCGTTATCGCCGTCATGATCGAGCATCACCACCAGTAAATATAGCAACTGAAGGAAATCAACGTTCACGAGTGCTCACAGGACTTGAGAAACATGTTGTTTATCAAGTTCGTATATGTGCCTTAAATGTAAATGGAACTGGACCTTGGACAGAATGGATACAAATAGAAACATATGAAACTGAATCTGACGAAAATCGCGTACCAAATACACCCAGTAATTTAAGAA caaAAGTAATGTCAGATTATATACAAGTTTTTTGGAATCCACCAAAAGATCAGAGTATTAAAGTGAAAGGATATAAACTTGGATGGGGAAAAGGAGTTCCAGACGTTGAAGTACGACTTCTTGATGGAAAAGAACGATCTTTCACTATAGATCAATTAg aaccAATCACTGAATATGTTATATCCTTAAGAGCAACAAATGATGCTGGTGATGGTCAGCCAGCATATGCGAACGTGAGAACTACAGAACGTTCTGTATCTGAATTTTCTGCACCCTTATTGCCACCTGTTGGTCTTAAAGCTTCTGTTCTTTCTGATACTACTGTTGTATTATATTGGACTGATACAACTTTGCCAAAAACTCag ttTGTAACGGATAATCGATATTACGTAGTGCGTTATACATCACATCATCATAGCAGCAATCCtcgttataaatatcataatgccACTGATCTTAACTGtatgataaatgatttaaaacctaatacattatatgaatttacagTCAAACTTGTGaag ggAAAACGAGAATCATTATGGAGTATGGTTGTTTCGAATCAAACTCAAGAAGCTGCACCTAGTTCTGCTCCTAGGAATCTAACAATTCAAAGTATCGAAGATCGTCCAACTTCAGTTTTATTGCGTTGGCAACCTCCTAAACAACCAAATGGACCAATTACAg gatatattattttttattcaattgataATACAAAGTGGGATCGTGATTGGTTAATAGAAGGTGTAATTGGAGATAAAActgaatttattgtaaaaggaCTACAACCAAGTATGActtattactttaaaattcaaGCACGCAATTCAAAAGGATATGGTCCTTTTTCTACAACTTATCCATTTAAAACTCCTCAGA GCAGTGGTATGGATGTCTATGATGAATTGCATGACCGAG ATGGACGAGgactttcaaatatattaatttatattattgtggGTTGCTCTATTGTTCTTGTCACTGGTATAGCAGTGGTAGTTGTTGTTATATGTTGCAAACGCAGTCCCGATACACCTGATAGAAAAAAAGG atatatgaaAGATACCaatcaaaaaacaaatattaagcCGCCTGATTTGTGGATTCATCATGATCAAATGGAACTCAAAGCACTTGAAAAATCTTCAATAAATGGAGAAGCATCTACTAGTGGTGTAGCTAGTAATACTTTACCTAGATCAAACAATCAAGAATATAATCAAGAGAATGTGCATGGAAATTCTAGTTCATTGGATAAACGTACTTATGTGCCAAGTTACATGG GTAATACTGATGAGAAGTGTTCGACCCTGAGTAGACAACATAGTCGAGGAAGCCACAAACCTAAACTCATTACACTTCCCGTTGACAGTGCATCTTTACATCAAC CGACGGCCACACCGATCGTAAATACAAGTATGTCACAACCAACGATTCACACATCGTGTAATGATACACCATCTGCGAGGCAAAATTATCCTCGAACTGTGGCACAATATAGTTTAAGTCGAGCGCATATTACCTTAGAACCAACACCAGAATCGAGTCCAGATTCTTGCAATATTTCAACTTCGTACGAACCAATGCAAAATCaa caaTTACCATATGGTACAAGCAGTCAATCATATAGTGGAAATACTCAATATGCTTCGGGACACTATAGCAATAGTAATCAACCATCAAATACAAGCAGTGGAACTGATGGTGCTAGTGGTAGTAAAAGAATGCAGGGACAtcctttaaaaagttttagcGTACCAGCACCTCCACCTCAATCTGCTCCTTCGACACCAGCCCAACAAAAACATGGTG TTTCTCAAGTTACGGTAAGACCTACAATGTCCGGAAGTCCGTATAAGAAGCCACAAAGTTCTGCACAATTAGCAAAGAATCGATTGGCTTCAGTTTCAAATCCGGTGCATACTTCAGAAGAAGTTGAACGATTAAag cCTTCTTATAGTACAGAAGAATTAAATCAAGAGATGGCTAATTTAGAAGGTCTTATGAAAGATCTAAATGCCATAACAGCATCTGAATTTGAGTGCTAG